One Dictyoglomus turgidum DSM 6724 DNA window includes the following coding sequences:
- a CDS encoding TetR/AcrR family transcriptional regulator, with protein sequence MRISKEPEIRKQELIETALKLFLSKGYEKTSVRDILREVKGSPGMFYYYFSSKEEIFEEAIKYYVENYIKELSQIFKDENLTLQEKYQKIVNAVVKAFEDMKSLSDIYYSPQYFPLRVKVSFKILDGLREPFAELIEKIKKDRNLDSKKTATFILYGVYGLLHKNAENLGEPSSIQSIMNFILELTGKILGTLSI encoded by the coding sequence ATGAGGATAAGTAAAGAGCCTGAAATAAGAAAACAAGAGCTAATTGAGACTGCTCTTAAATTATTTTTGTCCAAGGGTTATGAGAAAACCTCTGTTAGGGATATTTTGCGAGAGGTAAAGGGATCTCCTGGGATGTTTTATTATTATTTTTCCTCAAAGGAGGAGATTTTTGAGGAGGCTATAAAATACTATGTGGAGAATTATATAAAAGAGCTTTCTCAAATTTTTAAAGATGAAAATTTAACCCTGCAGGAGAAATATCAAAAAATAGTCAATGCAGTGGTAAAAGCCTTTGAAGATATGAAGTCTCTTTCAGATATTTATTATAGTCCTCAATATTTTCCTTTAAGAGTTAAAGTATCTTTCAAAATCCTTGATGGATTGAGAGAGCCCTTTGCAGAACTGATTGAAAAGATTAAAAAGGACAGAAATCTTGACTCTAAAAAAACTGCTACCTTTATTCTTTATGGAGTATATGGGTTATTACACAAAAATGCAGAAAATTTAGGAGAGCCAAGTAGTATTCAGAGCATAATGAACTTTATCCTTGAGCTTACGGGGAAAATTTTGGGAACTTTAAGTATTTAG